From a single Candidatus Methylomirabilota bacterium genomic region:
- a CDS encoding IS110 family transposase yields MTFVGCDLHTRMQQVAVLDTGTGEVSERQLAHDGSAVEEFYAALPGPVTIGIESTGYATWFHTLIQRLGHTLLVGDAAKIRAMVVRKTKTDRRDALHILDLLHHDRFPTIWIPDPATRDLRALLMHRMRLVRIRTMVKNGLHAIALNYRLVRGSTLLRQAGLAQLHALALPPHTAQRRDQSLALLAGLNTQVRELDDAIRTAALAHPDAPRLITHPGVGALTALATVVVLGPVARFHDSKHVVSYVGLAPAVNASAGTYHLGHITKQGSPLLRFVLGQAAAHAARMDPDLKRTYGALVYRRGRPKAKVAVARKLLVRLFIMLRDQIDYDEFCRRGRTAPAAA; encoded by the coding sequence ATGACCTTCGTAGGATGCGACCTGCACACGCGCATGCAGCAGGTGGCCGTGCTGGACACCGGGACTGGGGAGGTGAGCGAGCGCCAGCTCGCCCACGACGGGAGTGCGGTCGAAGAGTTCTACGCGGCGTTGCCTGGACCCGTGACGATCGGGATTGAGAGCACGGGCTACGCCACCTGGTTTCACACGCTCATCCAGCGCCTCGGGCACACGCTGCTCGTCGGCGATGCCGCGAAGATTCGCGCCATGGTCGTGCGCAAGACGAAGACCGATCGGCGCGACGCCCTGCACATCCTCGACCTGCTGCACCACGATCGCTTCCCCACGATCTGGATACCGGACCCCGCCACGCGCGATCTGCGGGCGCTCCTGATGCACCGCATGCGCCTCGTCCGCATCCGCACCATGGTCAAGAACGGCCTGCACGCCATCGCTCTGAACTACCGCCTCGTCCGGGGCTCCACGCTCCTCCGCCAGGCCGGCCTGGCGCAACTGCACGCCCTCGCGCTCCCCCCGCACACCGCGCAGCGCCGGGATCAAAGCCTCGCGCTGCTCGCGGGCCTCAACACCCAGGTCCGGGAGCTGGACGACGCGATCAGGACCGCGGCCCTGGCCCACCCCGATGCCCCACGCCTCATCACCCACCCCGGCGTCGGGGCCCTGACGGCGCTGGCCACCGTCGTCGTGTTGGGGCCCGTGGCCCGCTTCCACGACAGCAAGCACGTGGTCAGCTACGTCGGCCTGGCCCCCGCCGTCAACGCCTCCGCCGGCACGTATCACCTCGGCCACATCACCAAACAGGGCAGCCCCCTGCTCCGCTTCGTCCTCGGGCAGGCCGCGGCGCATGCCGCCCGCATGGATCCTGACCTCAAGCGGACCTACGGCGCCCTCGTGTATCGGCGCGGGCGTCCGAAAGCCAAAGTCGCC
- a CDS encoding ABC transporter substrate-binding protein, translating to MTSVTTRRAFIGTLAGGLAAAPFTAGAQQTGRVSRIGILANYRFGEPDLWGFFIQGLRELGYVEGRNIAIEWRVSEGKYERLPGLAAELARLKVDVIVVPANQNALAARQATQTIPIVMIGVTDPVGSGLVANLARPGGNITGLSGSVGPELAGKQLELLKAAVPQASRVAILWNPGNPANAVMLREAGIVARSLMVQVQALEARGPDDFGRAFTAMTRERAGAVLILGDGMFALHQTRIVDFVAKSRLPVMGSRSMVAAGVLMSYGTNTPELWRRAATYVDKILKGAKPADLPVEQPTKFELVINLKTAKALRLTIAPSLLQRADEVIQ from the coding sequence ATGACATCAGTGACCACGCGGCGGGCCTTCATCGGCACGCTGGCCGGTGGCCTGGCAGCAGCGCCGTTTACCGCCGGCGCGCAGCAGACGGGAAGAGTCTCCCGGATCGGTATCCTGGCGAATTACCGGTTCGGCGAACCTGACCTTTGGGGATTTTTCATCCAGGGGCTACGGGAGCTCGGCTACGTGGAGGGCCGGAACATCGCGATCGAGTGGCGAGTCTCGGAGGGGAAGTATGAGCGGCTACCGGGCCTGGCAGCCGAGCTCGCCCGTCTCAAGGTTGACGTGATCGTCGTGCCCGCCAACCAGAACGCCCTTGCCGCCAGGCAGGCCACTCAAACGATCCCGATCGTCATGATCGGCGTCACCGATCCGGTGGGGAGCGGGCTCGTCGCCAACCTCGCGCGGCCCGGGGGAAACATCACAGGGCTGTCCGGTTCCGTGGGCCCCGAGCTAGCCGGGAAGCAGCTGGAACTGCTCAAGGCGGCGGTCCCTCAGGCGTCTCGCGTCGCCATCCTCTGGAATCCAGGCAACCCGGCCAACGCCGTCATGCTGAGAGAGGCGGGGATTGTGGCGCGATCGTTGATGGTCCAGGTTCAAGCCCTGGAGGCGCGGGGGCCGGACGACTTCGGGAGGGCATTCACGGCGATGACCAGGGAGCGCGCCGGCGCCGTTCTCATCCTCGGGGACGGGATGTTCGCCCTTCACCAGACACGGATAGTAGACTTCGTCGCGAAGAGCCGCCTGCCGGTGATGGGGTCGAGGAGTATGGTGGCCGCCGGCGTTCTCATGTCCTACGGGACCAACACTCCGGAACTGTGGCGGCGCGCCGCGACCTACGTGGACAAGATCCTCAAGGGCGCCAAGCCCGCCGACCTGCCCGTGGAGCAGCCCACCAAGTTCGAGCTGGTCATCAACCTCAAGACCGCGAAGGCGCTCCGGCTGACGATCGCGCCGTCGCTACTGCAGCGCGCCGACGAGGTGATCCAGTGA